The proteins below come from a single Serpentinimonas raichei genomic window:
- a CDS encoding CoA transferase subunit A, which produces MNKVYPSAAAALQGVVADGQLIAVGGFGLCGIPEALIDALRDSGVRNLTVISNNAGVDGFGLGKLLESRQIKKMISSYVGENKEFERQYLAGELELEFTPQGTLAEKLRAGGAGIPAFFTKTGVGTLVAEGKELREFDGATYVMERALQPEVALVKADVADLSGNLRFHLTARNFNPAAAMAGKVCIVEVERIVATGDLAPDDVHLPGIYVHRIVHNPTPMKRIEKRTTRDRKF; this is translated from the coding sequence ATGAACAAGGTCTATCCCAGCGCGGCGGCGGCGCTGCAGGGCGTGGTGGCCGACGGCCAACTGATTGCCGTCGGCGGCTTCGGCCTGTGCGGCATCCCCGAGGCGCTGATCGACGCGCTGCGCGACAGCGGCGTGCGCAACCTGACGGTGATCTCCAACAACGCCGGCGTCGATGGCTTTGGCTTGGGCAAGCTGCTGGAGTCGCGCCAGATCAAGAAAATGATTTCAAGCTACGTGGGCGAAAACAAAGAGTTCGAGCGCCAGTACCTGGCCGGTGAACTCGAGCTCGAATTCACCCCCCAAGGCACGCTGGCCGAGAAGCTGCGCGCCGGTGGGGCGGGCATTCCGGCCTTTTTCACCAAAACCGGCGTCGGCACCCTGGTCGCCGAAGGCAAGGAGTTGCGCGAGTTCGACGGTGCCACCTATGTGATGGAGCGCGCCCTGCAGCCCGAAGTGGCGCTGGTCAAGGCCGATGTGGCCGACCTCTCCGGCAACCTGCGTTTTCACCTGACGGCGCGCAACTTCAACCCGGCGGCGGCGATGGCGGGCAAGGTCTGCATCGTCGAAGTCGAGCGCATCGTGGCCACCGGCGACCTCGCCCCCGACGACGTGCACCTGCCCGGCATCTACGTGCACCGCATCGTGCACAACCCCACGCCCATGAAGCGCATCGAAAAGCGCACCACCCGCGACCGCAAATTCTGA
- the queF gene encoding NADPH-dependent 7-cyano-7-deazaguanine reductase QueF (Catalyzes the NADPH-dependent reduction of 7-cyano-7-deazaguanine (preQ0) to 7-aminomethyl-7-deazaguanine (preQ1) in queuosine biosynthesis) — MHTPPPAPLLLGQPTAYPERYDPALLHPVPRAPKRAELGIGATLPFLGADLWTAYELSWLNARGKPQVALAHFTVPCETPHLIESKSFKLYLNSYNQSVYPSFEAVQQQLRQDLAEALWRGSERSGGVGVRLLRPSQFAQERLGVLEGLSLDRLDLECSDYQPAPQHLQADASQAVVQEVLCSELLKSNCPVTGQPDWASVQIAYSGAPIDQAGLLRYLVSFRQHSGFHEQCVERIYQDIWQRCRPAKLSVYARYTRRGGLDINPWRSSHPQQPPEPVRTARQ, encoded by the coding sequence ATGCACACCCCTCCACCCGCCCCGCTGCTGCTCGGCCAGCCCACCGCCTACCCCGAGCGCTACGACCCGGCGCTGCTGCACCCCGTGCCGCGCGCGCCCAAGCGGGCCGAGCTCGGCATAGGGGCCACGCTGCCCTTTCTGGGGGCCGATCTGTGGACCGCCTACGAGCTGAGCTGGCTCAATGCGCGCGGCAAGCCGCAGGTGGCGCTTGCCCACTTCACCGTGCCGTGCGAGACGCCGCACCTGATCGAGAGCAAATCGTTCAAGCTCTACCTCAACAGCTACAACCAAAGCGTGTACCCCAGCTTCGAGGCGGTGCAGCAGCAACTGCGCCAAGATTTGGCCGAAGCGCTGTGGCGCGGCAGCGAGCGCAGCGGGGGCGTGGGCGTGCGCCTGTTGCGCCCCAGTCAGTTTGCTCAAGAACGACTGGGCGTGCTGGAGGGCCTGAGCCTGGATCGGCTCGATCTGGAATGCAGCGACTACCAGCCCGCGCCGCAGCACCTGCAGGCCGACGCCAGCCAGGCCGTGGTGCAAGAAGTGCTGTGCAGCGAACTGCTCAAAAGCAACTGCCCCGTTACCGGCCAGCCGGACTGGGCCAGCGTGCAAATCGCCTACAGCGGCGCCCCGATCGACCAAGCCGGCCTGCTGCGCTACTTGGTGAGCTTCAGGCAGCACAGCGGCTTTCACGAGCAGTGCGTGGAGCGCATCTACCAGGACATCTGGCAGCGTTGCCGCCCGGCCAAGCTCAGCGTCTATGCGCGCTACACGCGCCGGGGCGGGCTCGACATCAACCCCTGGCGCAGCAGCCACCCGCAGCAGCCGCCCGAGCCGGTGCGCACGGCGCGCCAGTGA
- the yaaA gene encoding peroxide stress protein YaaA: MLFLLSPAKALDFETRAHSASHGQPLFVAQAAELVAQLRALAPQQLADLMGLSDKLAALNAARFQAWQPVFTPANAKQALLAFDGDVYAGLQARTLSEADLQWAQQHLCILSGLYGVLRPLDLMQPYRLEMGTRLATAKGKNLVQFWGSQISAYLNQRAAADPVPLVVNLASEEYFKAVDLPALQPRVLHCVFEQYHEGRYRVMGFAAKRARGLMMRHAIECRAISPEQLKGFAAEGYRYVAAESTPERLLFRLPV, translated from the coding sequence ATGTTGTTTCTGTTGTCCCCCGCCAAAGCGCTCGATTTCGAGACCCGCGCCCACAGCGCCAGCCACGGCCAGCCCTTGTTTGTGGCGCAGGCGGCCGAGCTGGTGGCGCAACTGCGCGCGCTGGCCCCGCAGCAACTGGCCGATCTCATGGGCCTGAGCGACAAGCTGGCGGCGCTCAATGCGGCCCGTTTTCAGGCCTGGCAGCCGGTTTTCACGCCCGCCAACGCTAAACAGGCGCTGCTGGCTTTCGATGGCGATGTGTATGCTGGCCTGCAGGCGCGCACTTTGAGCGAGGCCGATTTGCAGTGGGCGCAGCAGCACCTGTGCATTTTGAGCGGCCTCTACGGCGTGCTGCGGCCGCTCGATTTGATGCAGCCCTACCGGCTCGAAATGGGCACCCGGCTGGCCACGGCCAAGGGCAAAAACCTGGTGCAGTTCTGGGGCAGCCAGATCAGCGCATACCTGAATCAGCGCGCCGCCGCCGACCCGGTGCCGCTGGTGGTGAACCTGGCCAGCGAGGAGTATTTCAAGGCGGTGGATTTGCCCGCGCTGCAGCCGCGCGTGCTGCACTGCGTGTTTGAGCAGTACCACGAAGGCCGCTACCGGGTGATGGGTTTTGCCGCCAAGCGCGCCCGCGGCCTGATGATGCGCCACGCCATCGAATGCCGCGCCATCAGCCCCGAGCAGCTCAAGGGCTTTGCCGCCGAGGGCTACCGTTACGTGGCGGCCGAATCCACGCCGGAGCGGCTATTGTTTCGCCTGCCGGTCTGA
- a CDS encoding TA system VapC family ribonuclease toxin — translation MTPDVNVLVAASRTDHPHHEAARAWLEAALNASAVQQPLAILPMVAAGFVRLVTHPKVFREPTPIAAALEFMHALLDAPGVYLPALGQEWPEVERLCAQLGLTGNAIPDAWIAAAAQHHHLHLVTFDKGFRRLLKPSRVTVLKAVAPSL, via the coding sequence ATGACGCCCGATGTGAATGTGCTGGTGGCGGCCTCGCGCACAGACCATCCGCACCACGAGGCCGCACGGGCTTGGCTGGAGGCGGCCCTCAACGCCAGCGCAGTGCAGCAGCCGCTGGCCATTTTGCCGATGGTGGCAGCGGGTTTTGTGCGCCTGGTGACGCACCCCAAGGTGTTCAGGGAGCCGACACCGATTGCTGCCGCGCTGGAATTCATGCACGCCCTCTTGGATGCGCCCGGCGTTTACTTGCCTGCCTTGGGCCAGGAGTGGCCCGAAGTCGAACGCCTGTGCGCGCAACTGGGGCTGACCGGCAACGCCATACCCGATGCCTGGATTGCTGCAGCGGCGCAACACCACCATCTGCATCTGGTGACCTTTGACAAAGGCTTTCGCCGCTTGCTCAAACCCAGCAGGGTCACGGTGCTGAAAGCCGTGGCGCCAAGCCTGTAG
- a CDS encoding valine--tRNA ligase has product MSDTVAQPGLQSLSKSFEPAALEAHWGPEWERRGIGRAGVRGSGAPEAGAPSFAIQLPPPNVTGTLHMGHAFNQTIMDSLTRYHRMLGHNTLWVPGTDHAGIATQIVVERQLQAQGSSRHALGATPEAARAAFLSKVWQWKEQSGQTITQQMRRLGDSVDWSREYFTMDERLSPVVTETFVRLYQQGLIYRGKRLVNWDPVLRSAVSDLEVESEEEDGWMWHIAYPLASGAGQLVVATTRPETLLGDVAVMVHPEDERYAHLVGQYVRLPLCEREIPVIADAYVERAFGTGVVKVTPAHDANDYAVGQRHQLPIIGVLALDATLNDHAPARYRGLDRFEARQRVVADLQAAGLLVQTLKHRLMVPRCTRTGQVVEPMLTDQWFVAVNKAPTLHPAAPGSLPPEGVGPALGRPGAGAEAPTLHPEADPRSMAQKAIDAVNSGAVRFVPENWVNTYHQWMGNLQDWCISRQLWWGHQIPAWYDIEGQVYVARDAAAAQAQFEHRAAQLSPSQREPLLAGGLQRDPDVLDTWYSSALVPFSTMGWPHAAENSAKDGSGGGRGGLARSDIAAAGRMSKGESAPPADAAGLARSDIAAAGRMSQSESGPPAAAAAAPLAASTSDYDLYLPSSVLVTGYDIIFFWVARMIMMTTYFTGRVPFKHVYIHGLVRDAQGQKMSKSEGNVLDPVDLIDGIDLPALLDKRSSGLRKPETAPAVRKATSKEFPDGIPPYGADALRFTFAALASLGRSINFDSKRCEGYRNFCNKLWNATRFVLMHCEGQDCGLAEHAPGSCASTGPGSQGSTEAYLAFSAADRWIVSLLQRSEAEVAQGFADYRLDQVAQTVYELIWNEFCDWYLEIAKVQLQIGNPAQQRATRRTLIRSLETLLRLAHPIIPFITEELWQKVAPVAGRWPLDPDGAPAAHASLSVAPYPLAQPERIDAHAEGQVAQLKSWVDACRTLRGEMGVSPAQRLPLYALADAADTGAAAQLQQLAPVLQALAKLSEVRLFADEAAWGHAAGAAPVAVRGAVRLCLHMVVDVQAEKARLGKEVARLEGERAKARAKLDNPAFVAKAPAAVLEQEHKRLADFAATLDKLQAQLQRLA; this is encoded by the coding sequence ATGTCCGATACCGTCGCCCAGCCGGGCTTGCAGAGCCTGTCCAAATCGTTTGAACCCGCCGCCCTAGAGGCGCACTGGGGCCCGGAGTGGGAGCGGCGCGGCATTGGGCGGGCGGGGGTGCGCGGCAGCGGTGCGCCTGAGGCCGGGGCACCCTCTTTTGCGATCCAGTTGCCGCCGCCCAATGTGACCGGCACGCTGCACATGGGGCACGCCTTCAACCAGACCATCATGGACAGCCTGACGCGCTACCACCGCATGCTGGGCCACAACACGCTCTGGGTGCCGGGCACCGATCACGCCGGCATCGCCACCCAGATCGTGGTCGAGCGCCAGTTGCAGGCGCAGGGCAGCAGCCGGCACGCGCTTGGGGCCACGCCCGAGGCCGCGCGCGCCGCCTTCTTGTCCAAGGTCTGGCAGTGGAAGGAGCAATCGGGCCAGACCATCACGCAGCAGATGCGCCGCCTAGGCGACAGCGTGGACTGGAGCCGCGAATACTTCACCATGGACGAGCGGCTCTCGCCAGTGGTCACCGAAACCTTCGTGCGCCTGTACCAGCAGGGGCTGATCTACCGTGGCAAGCGGCTGGTGAACTGGGACCCGGTGCTGCGCAGCGCGGTCTCGGACCTGGAGGTCGAGAGCGAGGAAGAAGACGGCTGGATGTGGCACATCGCCTACCCGCTGGCCAGCGGCGCGGGCCAGTTGGTGGTGGCCACCACGCGCCCCGAAACCCTGCTGGGCGACGTGGCCGTGATGGTGCACCCCGAGGACGAGCGCTACGCGCACCTGGTGGGCCAGTACGTGCGGCTGCCGCTGTGCGAGCGCGAAATCCCGGTGATCGCCGACGCCTACGTGGAGCGCGCCTTTGGCACCGGCGTGGTCAAGGTCACGCCTGCGCACGACGCCAACGACTACGCAGTCGGGCAGCGGCACCAGTTGCCGATCATCGGCGTGCTGGCGCTGGACGCCACGCTCAACGACCACGCCCCGGCGCGCTACCGCGGGCTGGACCGCTTCGAAGCGCGCCAGCGCGTGGTGGCCGATTTGCAAGCCGCCGGCCTGCTGGTGCAAACGCTCAAACACCGCCTGATGGTGCCACGCTGCACCCGCACCGGCCAGGTGGTGGAACCCATGCTGACCGACCAGTGGTTTGTGGCGGTGAACAAGGCCCCCACGCTGCACCCGGCTGCGCCGGGTTCGCTGCCCCCCGAGGGGGTTGGCCCCGCCTTGGGGCGGCCCGGCGCCGGGGCCGAGGCCCCCACGCTGCACCCCGAGGCCGACCCGCGCAGCATGGCGCAAAAAGCCATCGACGCCGTCAACAGCGGCGCGGTGCGCTTCGTGCCGGAAAACTGGGTCAACACCTACCACCAGTGGATGGGCAATTTGCAGGACTGGTGCATCAGCCGCCAACTGTGGTGGGGGCACCAGATTCCGGCCTGGTACGACATCGAAGGCCAGGTCTATGTGGCCCGCGACGCCGCCGCCGCGCAGGCCCAGTTCGAGCACCGCGCCGCGCAGTTGAGCCCCAGCCAACGCGAGCCGCTGCTGGCCGGCGGCCTCCAGCGCGACCCCGACGTGCTCGACACCTGGTACTCCAGCGCGCTGGTGCCGTTTTCTACCATGGGCTGGCCACATGCGGCCGAAAACAGCGCCAAGGACGGCAGCGGCGGCGGGCGGGGCGGGCTCGCTCGCAGCGATATTGCGGCCGCAGGACGCATGAGCAAGGGCGAGTCCGCCCCGCCCGCCGACGCTGCAGGGCTCGCTCGCAGCGATATTGCGGCCGCAGGACGCATGAGCCAGAGTGAGTCCGGACCGCCCGCCGCCGCTGCCGCCGCCCCGCTCGCCGCCTCCACCAGCGACTACGACCTGTATCTGCCCAGCAGCGTGCTGGTCACCGGCTACGACATCATCTTCTTCTGGGTCGCCCGGATGATCATGATGACCACGTACTTCACCGGCCGCGTGCCGTTCAAACACGTTTACATCCACGGCTTGGTGCGCGACGCGCAGGGCCAGAAAATGAGCAAGTCCGAAGGCAACGTGCTCGACCCGGTCGATCTGATCGACGGCATCGACCTGCCCGCGCTGCTCGACAAACGCAGCAGCGGACTGCGCAAACCCGAAACCGCGCCAGCGGTGCGCAAAGCCACCTCCAAAGAATTCCCCGACGGCATCCCACCCTACGGGGCCGACGCGCTGCGCTTCACCTTCGCCGCCCTGGCCAGCCTGGGGCGCAGCATCAACTTCGACAGCAAACGCTGCGAAGGCTACCGCAACTTCTGCAACAAACTCTGGAACGCCACCCGATTCGTGCTGATGCACTGCGAGGGGCAAGATTGCGGCCTGGCCGAACACGCGCCCGGCAGTTGCGCCAGCACCGGCCCAGGCAGCCAAGGCAGCACCGAAGCCTACTTGGCCTTCAGCGCTGCCGACCGCTGGATCGTCTCGCTCCTGCAGCGCAGCGAGGCCGAGGTGGCGCAAGGCTTTGCCGACTACCGGCTCGACCAGGTGGCGCAAACCGTTTACGAGCTGATCTGGAACGAGTTTTGCGACTGGTACCTAGAAATCGCCAAAGTGCAGTTGCAAATCGGCAACCCGGCGCAGCAGCGCGCCACCCGCCGCACCCTGATCCGCAGCTTGGAAACCCTGCTGCGGCTGGCGCACCCCATCATCCCCTTCATCACCGAGGAACTGTGGCAAAAAGTGGCCCCGGTAGCCGGGCGCTGGCCGCTCGACCCCGATGGCGCACCCGCCGCCCACGCCTCCCTCAGCGTGGCGCCCTACCCGCTGGCGCAGCCCGAGCGCATCGATGCGCACGCTGAAGGCCAGGTGGCGCAGCTCAAATCCTGGGTCGATGCCTGCCGCACCCTGCGCGGCGAAATGGGCGTCTCACCGGCACAGCGGCTGCCCCTGTACGCGCTGGCCGATGCGGCCGATACCGGTGCCGCCGCGCAGTTGCAGCAACTGGCCCCGGTGCTGCAGGCGCTGGCCAAGCTCAGCGAGGTGCGGCTGTTTGCCGACGAGGCCGCTTGGGGCCATGCGGCCGGGGCCGCACCGGTGGCGGTGCGGGGTGCGGTGCGGCTGTGCCTGCACATGGTGGTCGATGTGCAAGCCGAAAAAGCGCGCCTAGGCAAAGAAGTGGCGCGGCTAGAAGGCGAGCGCGCCAAGGCACGCGCCAAGCTCGACAACCCGGCCTTCGTCGCCAAGGCCCCAGCAGCGGTGCTGGAGCAAGAGCACAAGCGGCTGGCCGATTTTGCCGCCACGCTCGACAAGCTGCAGGCGCAGTTGCAGCGCCTAGCGTGA
- a CDS encoding sulfurtransferase TusA family protein, translating to MNVDRELDVRGLNCPLPILKAKKVLAEMSSGQTLKVVATDSGSVRDFQAFAKQTGNELIEQQGTGPEYVSVLRRR from the coding sequence ATGAATGTTGACCGAGAACTCGACGTGCGCGGCCTGAACTGCCCGCTGCCCATCCTCAAAGCCAAAAAGGTATTGGCCGAAATGAGCAGCGGCCAAACGCTGAAGGTGGTTGCCACCGACTCCGGCTCGGTGCGCGATTTTCAGGCCTTTGCCAAGCAGACCGGCAATGAGCTGATCGAGCAGCAAGGCACCGGGCCGGAGTACGTTTCGGTGCTGCGCCGGCGCTAA
- the cysM gene encoding cysteine synthase CysM, translating into MPRATPSKSGPKASAPKRSPKPPSAPRHYPGIEATVGNTPLVALQRIEAEANRARGNVVLGKLEGNNPAGSVKDRPALSMIQRAQERGEIRPGDTLIEATSGNTGIALAMAAAIKGYRMLLIMPEDLSIERAQTMKAFGAELILTPKSGGMEYARDLAEKMQREGKGRVLDQFANPDNPRIHYESTGPELWQQTGGQITHFVSAMGTTGTITGVSRYLKERNPKVRIIGAQPSEGSRIPGIRKWPPEYLPKIYDPAHVDELVYVSQAEAEQMCRRLAREEGIFAGISAAGACWVALQLAATVQNATIAFVVCDRGDRYLSTGVFPA; encoded by the coding sequence ATGCCCCGTGCCACCCCATCCAAGTCCGGCCCCAAGGCCAGCGCCCCGAAGCGCAGCCCCAAGCCGCCCAGCGCCCCACGCCACTACCCGGGCATCGAAGCCACCGTGGGCAACACCCCGCTGGTGGCCTTGCAGCGCATCGAGGCCGAGGCCAACCGCGCGCGCGGCAACGTGGTGCTGGGCAAGCTCGAAGGCAACAACCCAGCCGGTTCGGTGAAAGACCGGCCGGCGCTGTCCATGATCCAGCGCGCCCAAGAGCGCGGCGAAATCCGCCCCGGCGACACGCTGATCGAGGCCACTTCGGGCAACACTGGCATTGCGCTGGCGATGGCGGCGGCGATCAAGGGCTACCGCATGCTGCTGATCATGCCCGAAGACCTCTCGATCGAGCGCGCCCAGACCATGAAGGCCTTTGGCGCCGAGCTGATCCTCACGCCCAAGAGCGGCGGCATGGAATACGCGCGCGATCTGGCCGAAAAAATGCAGCGCGAGGGCAAGGGCCGGGTGCTGGACCAGTTCGCCAACCCCGACAACCCGCGCATCCACTACGAGAGCACCGGCCCCGAGCTGTGGCAGCAAACCGGTGGGCAGATCACCCACTTTGTGAGCGCCATGGGCACCACCGGCACCATCACCGGCGTGAGCCGCTACCTCAAGGAGCGCAACCCAAAAGTGCGCATCATCGGCGCGCAGCCGAGCGAGGGCTCGCGCATTCCGGGCATCCGCAAATGGCCGCCGGAGTATCTGCCCAAGATCTACGACCCCGCGCACGTCGATGAGCTGGTGTATGTGAGCCAGGCCGAGGCCGAGCAGATGTGCCGCCGGCTGGCGCGCGAGGAGGGCATTTTTGCCGGCATTTCGGCCGCTGGGGCCTGTTGGGTGGCGCTGCAACTGGCGGCCACGGTGCAAAACGCCACCATCGCCTTTGTGGTCTGCGACCGCGGCGACCGCTACCTGTCGACCGGGGTGTTTCCGGCTTGA
- a CDS encoding calcium/sodium antiporter yields MSAALPLLMPMLAIVVGLVVLVWSADKFIDAAATVARHYALPPLLIGVVIIGFGTSAPELTVSAISALEGSPGIALGNAYGSNIANIALILGITALISPIVVQSGILRKELPLLVGVTLLSVALLWDLHISRLDAAVLLLTFAAIMAWSVWHSLRSGDDTLGTETQAELGAHTLATVRLAWVWLAAGLLLLIASSRLLVWGAVQAAQGLGVSELVIGLTVVAVGTSLPELASCIAAARKKEHDLAIGNILGSNLFNTLAVVGLAGAIHPLAAEPEVLSRDLLVVGALTLALFVLARQRRGRPGQISRWSGAALLLTFVGYTVFLLTTSVAQGPA; encoded by the coding sequence ATGTCCGCCGCATTGCCTTTGCTGATGCCCATGCTGGCCATCGTCGTCGGCCTCGTGGTTTTGGTCTGGTCGGCCGACAAGTTCATCGACGCCGCCGCCACGGTGGCGCGCCACTACGCGCTGCCGCCGCTGCTGATCGGGGTGGTGATCATCGGCTTTGGCACCTCGGCCCCGGAGCTGACGGTCTCGGCCATTTCGGCGCTCGAAGGCAGCCCCGGCATCGCGCTGGGCAACGCCTATGGCTCCAACATCGCCAACATCGCCCTCATCCTGGGCATCACAGCCCTGATCAGCCCGATCGTGGTGCAGTCGGGCATTTTGCGCAAAGAGCTGCCGCTGCTGGTGGGGGTGACGCTGTTGTCGGTGGCGCTGCTGTGGGACTTGCACATCAGCCGGCTCGACGCCGCCGTGTTGCTGCTCACTTTTGCCGCGATCATGGCTTGGTCGGTCTGGCACAGCCTGCGCTCGGGCGACGACACGCTGGGTACAGAGACGCAGGCCGAGCTGGGCGCCCACACCTTGGCCACGGTGCGGCTGGCTTGGGTCTGGCTGGCCGCTGGTTTGCTGCTGCTGATCGCCAGCTCGCGCCTGTTGGTCTGGGGGGCGGTGCAGGCGGCGCAGGGGCTGGGGGTGAGTGAGCTGGTGATCGGGCTCACGGTGGTGGCGGTCGGCACCTCGCTGCCGGAGCTGGCCTCGTGCATCGCGGCGGCGCGCAAAAAGGAGCACGATCTGGCGATCGGCAACATCCTGGGCTCGAACCTGTTCAACACGCTGGCGGTGGTGGGGCTGGCGGGCGCGATCCACCCGTTGGCCGCTGAACCCGAGGTGCTCAGCCGCGATTTGCTGGTGGTGGGCGCGCTGACGCTGGCCCTGTTTGTGCTGGCGCGCCAGCGCCGGGGCCGGCCGGGGCAGATTTCGCGCTGGAGCGGGGCCGCGCTGCTGCTCACGTTCGTGGGCTACACAGTATTTTTACTCACCACCAGCGTGGCCCAAGGCCCGGCTTGA
- a CDS encoding NAD-dependent epimerase/dehydratase family protein, which translates to MAFLGALPARFRRERVLIVGCGDVGLRCAALLGGGQGPGQGRVRLLALTSSPQRLPDLRLAGVTPLLGDLDRPETLARLAGLATRVLHLAPPPGGMGGPGDSVVSAGLDPRSRALAQALGRRSAPYKLVYGSTSGVYGDCAGQWVSETRTPQPSTARAQRRLDAERTWRDWGRRRGVDVSLLRIPGIYGGGRPGGAQARLLRGTPVLCPEDDVFTNHIHADDLARACLRALWCRAPQRAFNVCDDTDLRMGDYFDLAADLYGLARPARITRKQAEQQLSPALLSFMSESRRLRNQRMQRELRLVLRFPSVWQGLKG; encoded by the coding sequence CGGCGACGTGGGCTTGCGCTGCGCGGCGCTGCTGGGGGGAGGGCAGGGGCCCGGGCAGGGCCGGGTGCGCCTGCTGGCGTTGACATCCTCGCCGCAGCGCCTGCCCGATCTGCGACTGGCGGGAGTCACGCCCTTGCTGGGCGACCTGGACCGCCCCGAGACCCTGGCGCGGCTGGCCGGTTTGGCCACGCGGGTGCTGCATCTGGCCCCGCCACCGGGCGGGATGGGTGGGCCGGGTGATTCGGTTGTATCGGCTGGATTGGACCCACGCAGCCGCGCCTTGGCGCAAGCGCTGGGGCGGCGCAGCGCGCCGTACAAACTGGTCTATGGCTCCACCAGCGGGGTGTATGGCGACTGCGCCGGCCAGTGGGTGAGCGAGACCCGCACGCCCCAGCCCTCCACGGCAAGGGCGCAGCGCCGGCTCGACGCCGAGCGCACCTGGCGCGACTGGGGCCGCCGGCGCGGGGTGGATGTGTCGCTGCTGCGCATTCCCGGCATCTACGGCGGCGGCCGCCCCGGCGGTGCCCAGGCGCGCCTGCTGCGTGGCACCCCGGTGCTGTGCCCCGAAGACGATGTGTTTACCAACCACATCCACGCCGACGATCTGGCCCGGGCCTGCCTGCGCGCGCTCTGGTGCCGCGCGCCCCAGCGCGCCTTCAACGTCTGCGACGACACCGATCTGCGCATGGGCGATTACTTCGACCTCGCCGCCGACCTGTATGGGTTGGCGCGGCCAGCGCGCATCACGCGCAAGCAGGCCGAGCAGCAACTGTCGCCCGCGCTGCTCTCATTCATGAGCGAATCGCGCCGCTTGCGCAACCAGCGCATGCAGCGCGAATTGCGCTTGGTGCTGCGTTTTCCGAGTGTGTGGCAGGGGCTAAAAGGCTAG